DNA from Lentibacillus amyloliquefaciens:
AAGGATAAACTTTAGCGGTTTTATTATGACATTTATAAATAAATTTTCCATAAAGCGGTAAACAGCTGCTATAACCCGGATAATATGTTCCATTAGCTGTCTATAGACATTCGCTGCCAATGCCTTATACATGGAAAATCCTAATAAAAGAGCGAGAAATACATAAAAACGCAGTTCACCGCTGTTTGCCCGAAATAACACATAATATAACAGCAATGTCTGGGTTAGCCAGAAACTGATTTCCATGAAGTATTTCAGAACCACACGCTGACGCCAGTAAATCGCAAGACGTCTGAATGTATCCAATGCCAACCCGAGATAAAACCCTCCGGCCGTCATGGAAATCATCGTTATAAACTGTACACTCAGCGTCATTTGAATAGCTTGCTAAAGAATCCTTTAGCCTTCTCCTGGTAATGTTCATCAACATAGGAGAGCTCGTACACTTTGCCTTGAATTGTGACGAGACCTTCATGAACATCTAAATTTTTCAATTGCAAGTTCTGCCCGCGGATAATCAAATAGCCCATCTGTGTCTCAAGCAGAAATTCTTCATTGTCAAAACTGTCAACTTCCTTAACACCGGTTATCTCCAGATCTTTCCGGTTATCGATTTTAACAGTGTGGTTTACCTCCGTCCGGTTAATGGGCGGTTGTTCATAATGATTCATTCACTTCACCCTCCTTGTCACTATTACTTTATGACAGGAGGGACAAGTGTAGAACCTAATTCACTTTCTCTTCATTGATCACCTTGTATAAGTTTTCCGCTTCACCTTTTTTTGTGGTGTCTTTTAAAGATGTCACTTCAAGTGTCAAAACTTTCTGGGCAAACTGAATCACTAATTCATCGCCAACCGTCAATACCGTTGATGCCTTTGCAGGGCTGCCATTAACAATAATGCGCCCCTGGCCGGCCACCTCTTTTGCCAATGTCCGGCGCTTGATGAGCCGGGAGACTTTAAGAAATTTATCAAGACGCAATTTCAATCACTCATTTCTTTTTGCTTGATTCCAGTACGCATCCATCTCGTCCAGACTGACTTCTCTGATATCTTTTCCTTGTTCTTGCAGATTCGTTTCAATATAGGAAAACCTCGACAGAAACTTTTCATTTGTCCGGCTGAGAGCAATTTCCGGATTTATTTTATAATACCGTGATATGTTGGCTAACACAAATAATACATCACCCAGTTCTTTTTCAAGTTCAGACAACGATTTTGAACTGATGGCCTCCTGTACTTCCTCCAATTCCTCCTGAAACTTGTGCCATATATCTTGACTATCATCCCAGCCAAATCCGACTTTGGCTGCTTTTTTCTGCAGCTTAAAAGCTTTTGCAAGTGCCGGGAGACCAGCCGGAACACCGTCAAGCACAGAGGTGCGCTGATCCCCTTTTTCCTCCTGCTTCAGGGTGTCCCACGTTTTGTAAACAGCTTCAACTGTTTCAGCCGATTGATCTTTAAATACATGCGGGTGCCGGTGGATCATTTTGTCGGTAATCGAACGGATGACATCATCTATTGTAAAATACCCGTCATCTTCGCCAATCTGACTGTGCAGCATCACCTGCAGCAGTATATCACCCAATTCTTCTACAATCCCATCATCGTCCTTCGAATCAATTGCTTCAATCAATTCATAGACTTCTTCAATTGCATACTCGCGTAATGTCTCATGAGTCTGAGCACGATCCCAAGGGCATCCATCCGGTGCTCTTAGCGCGCTAATCACCTGACGAAGTTTTGCAAATGTATGATGGAGCACCTCCTCCGGTGCAGGGGGGACATAAACAGAAACCAGATTGTTAACTCCGGAAAACTTATGATCCAATTCTTCCAGATTCACTTCAGTAATTTTCTCCCGCCTGCTTCCGGCTGCCTCTGCAATTATTACCGGGTAATCCGGCGGCAAGTCTTCCAGAAGCGTCAATTTAATATCAGAGGCAATAAACTGATCATACACCTGACAGAATACAATATGATGCCCGTAATTGAGCTGGCTTCGCCTGAATCCGGTTCCATCCACAAATTGAAAGCCATCAATCGGATCGATTTTGAGGGAGGTAAAAAGTGCATCAAGGTAGCTTTGCCCGCCAATAATCTCAACCGGCACCTCGTCCTGGTCCAATAATAGCTGGATCGTTTGTTCCGCCATCATCGGATGACCAGGAACAGCATAAACGATCTTGTGATGACGGGCTTTTTCCATGAGTGTATCTGTAATCTGCTGATACACATCCGCAAATTGCGCACGTGACTCATAGATCTCATCAAACGCTCGGAACGAAACACCTTCCTCCTCCAGTTGCTCAATGGCCGGATGATCAGCCGTACGCACATATAACGCACTTGTACCGCTGATTAATTTTTTATAAATGCCTAGTGATAATTGGTCCAGATCACCGGAGCCAAGTCCGATAACCTCGATTGTATAACCCATTAATGATCCCTCGCTTTATGAATTCGAATCAAAACGCCGGCAAAAGGAAGCATGAACAATTCTTCTTCTTTAAAAGCCTTCAGACGCAGCAGCAGTATTAAATATATGATTGCCCCCATAATCGCTGTGCACATGACATAAACCAATAAACCCGTTCTCGAGGTGATGGTTCCTGTGACATAATCTGCAGCCGCTAAAAAGCTGACCATTCCCGCCGCTGACAGGACAAAAGCAGACCAGTTCATATGCTTCCCGAGGTGAAGCACAGGCAGCTTCTGTCTTAATTGCATGACGGTCAAGCAAGTAAAGACAGCTAAACTGAGAACCGTCGCCACAGCACTGCCGCCGATTCCCCAGAAAGGTACCAGCATTTGATTGGCAATCCATTTCAGAAAAAAAGTGGCTCCGATAAAAACGGCTGTCCGTTTCATATAACCCAGTCCCTGAAGAATGGAAGCGGCAGTTATACCGATGGAACTGAGAAACACAGACACCGCCAATATTCTGAGCGGTCCTGTCCCATCTTCATCCAGGAAGAGCAGTCGGTTGGTTTCCGGGAAAATCGAAATTAAGCCGACAGTCGCACCAGCCGCCAAATAGAAACTGATTAATATAGCACTGCGAATAGAACGCGTAAGGGCGGCGGGACGTTGCTTTAATTTTTCAGCCGATATTACCGGAATCAATGCTAAGGCAAACGATGACCCCAATACAGTACCAAACTGGACTAGCGGCTGACCGCGGTCAAAGACCCCTTTAGCCTTCATTGCCTCATCTTTATCGAGTCCATACGCCTGCAGTGACGGAATCAGTGTGAACGTATCGGCAAATTGAATAATGATTAACACCATGTGATTTAAAGCCGCAGCAATTCCCAAAATGAACAATGTTCTCACGTAATATTGCCAGGGAATTATAAATCTTCCTTCTGCAGCCGGCTGATAGCGCCGGAAGAAAAATAGCAGAATGACAATGGCACTCACTGCACCGGCAAATGCAGCTGCTGCGGCTGCTTGTCCAATTGTATAGATATTTGCCTGATTTAAATATATCCAGACAGCAGCTGCTATAATCAGTGTTACCCGCGTCAGCTGCTCACCTATTTGGGAATAGGCTGTCGGCTGCATAAGCTGTCTTCCCTGAAACATCCCGCGCATCAAAGCGGAAAATGGAATCAGCAAAAAGATAAATGCAACCAGTTTATATGTGAGTGTTAAATCAGGATCCCCTACCCATACTGCTAAATTATCCGCATTGAAAAACAGAAACAAACAGACACTGCCGCATATAATGACCAGCAGCAGAAAAACAGGTATGTAAAAGTTTCGTAGCGAAAGACCTTTGCCTTGATCTCCCATTTCAGCCGTCATCTTTGAGATAGCGGCAGGGAAACCATATAATGCCAGCATCAGAGCGATGCCCAGGAACGGATAGACCTGCTGATAAACATAAAACCCCATATCGCCTGTCAGGTTCTGCAACGGAATCCGATAACCTGCACTTAACAGCTTGCTGATGAGTCCCGCCAATGTCAGTAATAAAGCACCTTTTACCAATTGATTGTTCTCGCTTTCTTTCATCATAAACGCCTTTCTGCGCTGAACCGATTTTTCATCCATTATAGCACAGTGATAAAGCGAAACTTCAATCAACGGAATTGTTCTTCATTCCGTTGATTGTTAGTTGAGCAGAATCGGGCATGTATGGACAGTTAGCCGCCGACCTTTGACGGATTACTGTCCATTACATGCGGGACAAACTAAGATCCCAATTATATTGGCAAAAGTACAGGCTCAATTGTAAAAGAGCCGAAACAAAAAGTGCCATCGTTAACAATGACACTTTCCAATAACTATAGATATAGTGTATAAATCAACAGTTCCTTAAAGCTTTTCTGGTTATTCCATTTGCTTAGCCAGGAAGCTTGAAGCTGTCTGGATCGATTTTTGCTCGACTTCACTTAATTTATTGCCATCTTTGGAGAAAAGCATCACACAGCCAATTGGGTCGCCGTTAGCAATAATCGGGCTGATGCAATATGAATCAAGCTGTTCCTCCTGACCCTGAATAAGCTCTGATTCGGTCTGTTCCGTTTCATAAGTCATCGTTCGTTCTTCCATGGTCTTTTCCGGCTGAGAACCAATACTCTTGTTTAAATAATCTTTTTTGGATTCCCCGGCGACCGCAATAATCTCATCACGGTCACAAATGAGAACCGGATAATTGAGGGAATCAAATAATGCCTCAGCATACTCTTTAGCAA
Protein-coding regions in this window:
- the mazG gene encoding nucleoside triphosphate pyrophosphohydrolase, producing the protein MGYTIEVIGLGSGDLDQLSLGIYKKLISGTSALYVRTADHPAIEQLEEEGVSFRAFDEIYESRAQFADVYQQITDTLMEKARHHKIVYAVPGHPMMAEQTIQLLLDQDEVPVEIIGGQSYLDALFTSLKIDPIDGFQFVDGTGFRRSQLNYGHHIVFCQVYDQFIASDIKLTLLEDLPPDYPVIIAEAAGSRREKITEVNLEELDHKFSGVNNLVSVYVPPAPEEVLHHTFAKLRQVISALRAPDGCPWDRAQTHETLREYAIEEVYELIEAIDSKDDDGIVEELGDILLQVMLHSQIGEDDGYFTIDDVIRSITDKMIHRHPHVFKDQSAETVEAVYKTWDTLKQEEKGDQRTSVLDGVPAGLPALAKAFKLQKKAAKVGFGWDDSQDIWHKFQEELEEVQEAISSKSLSELEKELGDVLFVLANISRYYKINPEIALSRTNEKFLSRFSYIETNLQEQGKDIREVSLDEMDAYWNQAKRNE
- a CDS encoding RNA-binding S4 domain-containing protein codes for the protein MRLDKFLKVSRLIKRRTLAKEVAGQGRIIVNGSPAKASTVLTVGDELVIQFAQKVLTLEVTSLKDTTKKGEAENLYKVINEEKVN
- the spoVT gene encoding stage V sporulation protein T, translating into MKATGIVRRIDDLGRVVIPKEIRRTLRIREGDPLEIFVDREGEVILKKYSPINELSSFAKEYAEALFDSLNYPVLICDRDEIIAVAGESKKDYLNKSIGSQPEKTMEERTMTYETEQTESELIQGQEEQLDSYCISPIIANGDPIGCVMLFSKDGNKLSEVEQKSIQTASSFLAKQME
- a CDS encoding putative polysaccharide biosynthesis protein, which codes for MDEKSVQRRKAFMMKESENNQLVKGALLLTLAGLISKLLSAGYRIPLQNLTGDMGFYVYQQVYPFLGIALMLALYGFPAAISKMTAEMGDQGKGLSLRNFYIPVFLLLVIICGSVCLFLFFNADNLAVWVGDPDLTLTYKLVAFIFLLIPFSALMRGMFQGRQLMQPTAYSQIGEQLTRVTLIIAAAVWIYLNQANIYTIGQAAAAAAFAGAVSAIVILLFFFRRYQPAAEGRFIIPWQYYVRTLFILGIAAALNHMVLIIIQFADTFTLIPSLQAYGLDKDEAMKAKGVFDRGQPLVQFGTVLGSSFALALIPVISAEKLKQRPAALTRSIRSAILISFYLAAGATVGLISIFPETNRLLFLDEDGTGPLRILAVSVFLSSIGITAASILQGLGYMKRTAVFIGATFFLKWIANQMLVPFWGIGGSAVATVLSLAVFTCLTVMQLRQKLPVLHLGKHMNWSAFVLSAAGMVSFLAAADYVTGTITSRTGLLVYVMCTAIMGAIIYLILLLRLKAFKEEELFMLPFAGVLIRIHKARDH
- the yabP gene encoding sporulation protein YabP, yielding MNHYEQPPINRTEVNHTVKIDNRKDLEITGVKEVDSFDNEEFLLETQMGYLIIRGQNLQLKNLDVHEGLVTIQGKVYELSYVDEHYQEKAKGFFSKLFK
- the yabQ gene encoding spore cortex biosynthesis protein YabQ; protein product: MTLSVQFITMISMTAGGFYLGLALDTFRRLAIYWRQRVVLKYFMEISFWLTQTLLLYYVLFRANSGELRFYVFLALLLGFSMYKALAANVYRQLMEHIIRVIAAVYRFMENLFINVIIKPLKFILQMVIAIVVFTAKLLWNLTRYIVIIIFTPVLWLLRRTFRIFPETIQKKVHKVAGFYSTIKNKCKKWLTDRYSKRR